The proteins below come from a single Phoenix dactylifera cultivar Barhee BC4 unplaced genomic scaffold, palm_55x_up_171113_PBpolish2nd_filt_p 001517F, whole genome shotgun sequence genomic window:
- the LOC103698433 gene encoding wings apart-like protein 1 — MIVRTYARRTRCGVGRSLSEPILLDGDSSSSGGGGGGGAVEDAEFLDLPLSQDGSQDRLTLAAFSSQDSSPWSLDPADPCTAPIRPDPHDPTLLLLGDSSDGPRNPGKRQRNLEREVKNPPTRFAAVAAATATLMEAQEFGEMMEHMDEVNFALDGLRPGQPARIRRASLLSLLSICGTAQQRRLLRAQGMAQRIVDAILHINFDDSPSTVAAAALIYVLASDAQDDHLLDSPSCIHFLIKLLNPPVANNVEDKIATIGSKILGIRKPHIQSGMNKGTDSSSTAIISKVQEILLSCKEIKSSNGDDEGAERPELSSKWIALLTMEKACLSTVSFEDASDMVRRVGGNFKERLRELGGLDAIFDVLASCHSTMEVCLKHKSPSLLELKDGSALQSVVLMLKCLKIMENATFLSKDNQDHLLGMERKLDSERLPLSFVGLVICVIKSFSELSLLQNSSSISNKGKSNLSEVQMNDNRRDRGDRTLTSDCAGCSGMDKNFNGRSIYKRQKLSSSQSKEALPGSETTSASGSDELTIKRTDCTSSGSCNGASSTSSRDSYTNGNSLKLNMHGNGLKVNSIKGSKGWISINPNGLKKNSSDLSKRRHMSEDVKGDCKMDSFDPFAFDEGDLEPSKWELLKKKKETSHTHQMVVTNGELTDGYNLPNVTTDDVLSRLTDEQNYHPCENSCPSVIEEDSNLLEDCLLTSVKVLMNLTNDNPVGCQQIAACGGLDTMAYLIISHFPSFDLCFPMNSQVKENNFSSKLGIDAGHPNNRHLSDHELDFLVAILGLLVNLVEKDSRNRSPLWILSYQFFFLICV, encoded by the exons ATGATCGTACGGACATACGCCCGGAGGACCCGCTGCGGCGTCGGCCGGAGCTTATCCGAGCCCATCCTCCTCGACGGCGACTCCTCTTCCTCCGGCGGCGGTGGAGGCGggggagcggtggaggacgccgAATTCCTCGACCTCCCCCTTTCCCAGGACGGCTCCCAGGACCGCCTTACCCTCGCCGCCTTCTCCTCCCAGGATTCCTCCCCCTGGTCCCTCGACCCCGCCGACCCCTGCACCGCCCCGATCCGCCCCGACCCCCACGACcccaccctcctcctcctcggcgaCTCCTCCGATGGGCCGCGGAATCCGGGAAAGAGGCAGAGGAATTTGGAGCGGGAGGTCAAGAATCCTCCGACTAGGTTTGCGGCCGTGGCGGCGGCGACGGCGACGCTGATGGAGGCGCAGGAGTTCGGGGAGATGATGGAACACATGGACGAGGTGAATTTTGCGCTGGATGGGCTGCGGCCAGGGCAGCCGGCGCGGATCCGGCGGGCAAGCCTGCTGTCGTTGCTGTCGATATGCGGGACGGCGCAACAGCGCCGACTTCTTCGGGCTCAGGG AATGGCCCAGAGAATAGTTGATGCCATTTTGCATATCAACTTTGATGATTCTCCAAGCAccgttgctgctgctgctctaATCTATGTGTTGGCGAGTGAT GCTCAGGATGACCATTTGCTGGATTCACCATCTTGTATTCACTTTCTTATTAAGTTATTGAATCCACCTGTGGCTAATAACGTGGAGGACAAGATAGCAACCATTGGCTCTAAGATTCTTGGGATACGTAAACCTCACATACAGAGTGGGATGAATAAGGGAACAGACTCTAGCTCTACAGCAATCATTTCAAAAGTTCAGGAGATTCTTTTAAGTTGTAAAGAGATAAAATCAAGCAATGGGGATGATGAGGGAGCAGAGAGGCCAGAGCTGAGTTCAAAATGGATAGCTTTATTGACTATGGAGAAAGCATGCTTATCTACTGTATCATTTGAAG ACGCATCTGACATGGTAAGAAGGGTTGGAGGAAATTTTAAGGAGCGATTGAGAGAGCTTGGAGGACTGGATGCAATCTTTGATGTTTTGGCCAGCTGCCATTCCACCATGGAG GTGTGCTTAAAACACAAGTCGCCCTCGTTGTTAGAATTAAAAGATGGATCAGCTTTGCAAAGTGTGGTACTGATGTTGAAATGTCTGAAGATCATGGAGAATGCCACATTTTTAAGTAAGGACAATCAG GACCACTTGCTTGGGATGGAAAGAAAGTTGGATTCTGAAAGACTTCCCCTGTCTTTTGTTGGGCTCGTTATCTGTGTGATTAAATCTTTTTCAG AGCTTTCTCTGCTCCAAAATTCTTCCAGCATTTCCAACAAAGGGAAATCAAACTTATCTGAAGTTCAGATGAATGATAACCGGAGAG ACAGGGGAGATCGGACTTTGACTAGTGATTGTGCTGGGTGTTCTGGCATGGACAAGAACTTTAATGGAAGGAGCATTTATAAACGTCAAAAATTGTCATCTTCCCAGTCCAAAGAAGCCCTTCCTGGTTCAGAAACAACTAGTGCATCTGGTTCTGATGAGTTAACCATAAAGAGAACTGATTGTACTTCATCTGGTTCATGTAATGGGGCATCAAGTACTTCATCTAGAGATAGCTACACAAATGGTAATAGTTTAAAGCTGAACATGCATGGTAACGGTTTAAAGGTGAATTCCATTAAAGGTTCAAAGGGATGGATCTCCATAAATCCTAATGGTTTGAAAAAGAATTCAAGTGACTTGTCCAAAAGGCGtcatatgtctgaagatgttaAAGGTGATTGTAAGATGGACAGCTTTGATCCATTTGCGTTTGACGAAGGGGACTTGGAACCATCAAAGTGGGAGttgttaaaaaagaagaaagaaacatcTCACACACACCAAATGGTTGTAACAAATGGTGAACTTACAGATGGATACAATCTTCCAAATGTTACCACGGATGATGTATTAAGTCGGTTAACTGATGAGCAAAATTATCATCCTTGTGAAAATTCTTGTCCATCAGTAATTGAAGAAGATTCTAACCTTCTGGAAGACTGCCTCCTCACTTCAGTAAAG GTTCTTATGAACTTAACAAATGACAACCCTGTGGGCTGTCAGCAAATTGCTGCTTGTGGTGGGCTGGACACCATGGCTTATTTGATCATTAGCCATTTTCCATCATTTGACTTGTGCTTCCCTATGAACAGCCAAGTGAAAGAGAATAATTTCTCTTCCAAACTAGGTATTGATGCTGGTCATCCTAACAACAGACATTTAAGTGACCATGAATTGGATTTTCTGGTTGCTATTTTGGGTTTGCTTGTGAACCTTGTGGAGAAGGACAGTCGAAACAGGTCACCTCTCTGGATTCTttcatatcaattttttttcttaatctgCGTCTGA